One segment of Tenrec ecaudatus isolate mTenEca1 chromosome 1, mTenEca1.hap1, whole genome shotgun sequence DNA contains the following:
- the PDIK1L gene encoding serine/threonine-protein kinase PDIK1L, whose translation MVSSQPKYDLIREVGRGSYGVVYEAVIRKTSARVAVKKIRCHAPENVELALREFWALSSIKSQHPNVIHLEECILQKDGMVQKMSHGSNSSLYLQLVETSLKGEIAFDPRSAYYLWFVMDFCDGGDMNEYLLSRKPNRKTNTSFMLQLSSALAFLHKNQIIHRDLKPDNILISQSRLDTSDLEPTLKVADFGLSKVCSASGQNPEEPVSVNKCFLSTACGTDFYMAPEVWEGHYTAKADIFALGIIIWAMLERITFIDTETKKELLGSYVKQGTEIVPVGEALLENPKMELLIPVKKKSMNGRMKQLIKEMLAANPQDRPDAFELELRLVQIAFKDSSWET comes from the exons ATGGTGAGTAGCCAGCCAAAGTACGATTTAATACGGGAGGTAGGCCGAGGTAGCTACGGTGTTGTGTATGAAGCAGTCATCAGGAAAACCTCTGCACGCGTAGCAGTGAAGAAAATTCGATGCCACGCACCTGAAAACGTTGAACTAGCTCTCCGTGAGTTCTGGGCACTAAGCAGTATCAAAAGTCAACATCCAAATGTGATTCACTTGGAGGAATGCATCCTACAAAAAGATGGGATGGTGCAAAAGATGTCCCATGGCTCTAATTCTTCACTTTATTTACAG CTTGTAGAGACGTCATTAAAAGGAGAAATTGCCTTTGATCCCAGAAGCGCCTATTACCTGTGGTTTGTGATGGATTTCTGTGACGGAGGAGATATGAACGAGTATCTGTTGTCCAGGAAACCCAATCGTAAAACTAACACCAGCTTCATGCTGCAGCTGAGCAGTGCCCTGGCTTTCTTGCATAAAAACCAGATCATCCACCGAGATCTCAAGCCAGACAACATCCTGATTTCTCAAAGCAGGTTGGATACCAGTGACTTGGAACCCACACTGAAAGTGGCTGATTTTGGTTTAAGTAAAGTTTGTTCAGCCTCTGGGCAGAACCCAGAAGAACCTGTCAGTGTAAacaagtgcttcctctccacagcCTGTGGAACAGATTTCTACATGGCCCCGGAGGTGTGGGAGGGGCACTACACAGCAAAAGCTGACATCTTTGCTCTGGGGATTATCATCTGGGCAATGCTGGAAAGGATCACCTTCATAGACACAGAGACGAAGAAGGAGCTCTTGGGCAGTTATGTAAAGCAAGGAACTGAGATCGTGCCTGTAGGGGAGGCACTCCTGGAGAATCCCAAAATGGAACTTCTCATTCCTGTAAAGAAGAAGTCTATGAATGGGCGGATGAAACAGTTGATTAAAGAAATGCTGGCTGCAAACCCTCAGGATCGTCCAGATGCTTTTGAACTAGAACTCAGATTAGTACAAATTGCGTTTAAAGATAGCAGCTGGGAAACGTGA